A region from the Aphis gossypii isolate Hap1 chromosome 1, ASM2018417v2, whole genome shotgun sequence genome encodes:
- the LOC114128084 gene encoding pre-mRNA-processing factor 19, giving the protein MALVCAISNEVPEHPVVSPVSGSIFERRLIEKYIKENNTDPINGEELALEQLVDIKTPSIVKPKPVTGTSIPAILKMLQDEWDAVMLHAFTQRQQLQTARQELSHALYQHDAACRVIGRLTKEVTAAREALATLKPQAGISVNDSSANAGPTTIPQPAIAMEAAGVPNQPTEEAGITDEIIKKLQEKATVLTQERKKRGRTVPEDLIDQESLKGFKTLASHPGLHSASVPGILSLDIHSEDTSKILTGGNDKNATVFNKDTEQIIAVLKGHTKKVTRVIYHPNEDVVITGSPDTTIRVWNVGASNPLSQIIRAHEGSVTGVSLHPTGDYVLSTSVDQNWAFSDIRTGKLLTKVSSQTSNNTLTTGQFHPDGLIFGTGTSDSNVVIWDLKEQSNVATFSGHSGPITAISFSENGYYLATSADDCCVKLWDLRKLKNFKTLVMDDGYEIKDLCFDQSGTYLGVAGTDVRVYMCKQWQELKVFNDHTALATGIRFGKHSQFIASTSMDRTLKLYGL; this is encoded by the exons ATGGCGTTAGTGTGTGCTA TTTCTAATGAAGTACCAGAGCATCCTGTGGTATCACCAGTATCGGGTTCAATTTTTGAAAGACGTcttatagaaaaatacatcaaagaaaataatactgatCCGATAAATGGTGAAGAATTAGCTCTAGAACAGTTAGTGGACATAAAGA ctcCTTCTATTGTTAAACCAAAACCTGTGACTGGCACTAGTATTCCTGCTATATTGAAAATGCTTCAAGATGAGTGGGATGCTGTGATGTTACATGCATTTACACAAAGACAACAGTTACAAACTGCTAGACAAGAGTTGAGTCATGCTTTGTATCAGCATGATGCTGCTTGTCGCGTGATAGGTCGTTTGACTAAGGAAGTGACAGCTGCTCGTGAAGCTTTGGCTACACTAAAACCTCAAGCTGGAATATCTGTTAATGATTCATCTGCAAATGCTGGACCTACTACTATACCACAACCA gcaaTTGCTATGGAAGCTGCTGGAGTGCCAAATCAACCAACTGAAGAAGCTGGTATAACTgatgaaattattaagaaactgCAAGAAAAGGCTACAGTTTTAACACAGGAGAGAAAGAAACGAGGACGTACAGTTCCAGAAGACTTAATAGACCAAGAATCATTAAAAGGATTTAAAACATTGGCATCCCATCCa GGTCTTCATAGTGCTAGTGTACCAGGGATATTGTCTTTAGATATACATAGTGAAGATACCAGTAAGATTTTGACTGGAGGAAATGATAAAAACGCTACAGTGTTTAATAAAGATACTGAACAAATCATAGCTGTTCTTAAGGGTCATACTAAGAAAGTCACACGAGTTATTTATCATCCTAATGAg gATGTTGTGATAACTGGATCACCTGATACAACCATTCGAGTATGGAATGTTGGTGCTTCTAATCCTCTATCCCAAATAATTAGAGCTCATGAAGGTTCAGTAACTGGAGTATCATTGCATCCAACTGGGGATTATGTTTTGTCTACATCTGTTGATCAGAATTGGGCATTCTCTGATATCCGCACAGGAAAACTATTAaccaaa GTTTCAAGTCAAACTTCAAACAATACTTTAACTACTGGACAATTCCACCCGGATGGACTTATTTTTGGAACTGGTACTTCAGATTCAAATGTTGTGATTTGGGATTTGAAGGAACAATCAAACGTGGCAACTTTTTcgg gacATTCTGGACCAATTACTGCCATATCATTTTCTGAAAATGGTTACTATCTTGCTACTTCAGCAGATGACTGCTGCGTAAAACTTTGGGATTTACGTAAactaaagaattttaaaactctCGTCATGGATGATGGGTATGAAATCAAAGATTTATGTTTCGACCAAAGTGGAACATATCTTGGTGTTGCAGGAACTGATGTCCG tgttTATATGTGTAAACAATGGCAAGAATTAAAAGTGTTTAATGATCACACAGCATTGGCTACAGGAATTAGATTTGGAAAGCATTCTCAATTTATTGCTTCTACTAGTATGGACAGGACATTGAAACTTTATGGActttaa